A stretch of the Agelaius phoeniceus isolate bAgePho1 chromosome 1, bAgePho1.hap1, whole genome shotgun sequence genome encodes the following:
- the LOC129125906 gene encoding ras-related protein Rab-10-like isoform X2 yields MAGLGPAAESRPLLVKIVMAGESCVGKTSIVRRYTEPGSPPAGSPATSYLATIGIDFKVKPVMFNDTRVKLQIWDTAGQERFHTLSTSYFRGAQGFVLVYDITNLKSFQSITIWINDIYELAWEYGMPFFETSAKENVNIEDAFSVLTKEILEKKSGVLHDLDVVSLNETKKRTCCAF; encoded by the exons atggcagggctggggccggcCGCGGAGTCGCGGCCGCTGCTGGTGAAAATCGTGATGGCCGGAGAGTCCTGCGTGGGGAAGACCTCCATCGTGCGCAGGTACACGGAGCCCGGCTCGCCTCCCGCCGGCTCTCCCGCCACTTCGTACTTGGCCACGATCG GCATTGATTTTAAAGTAAAGCCAGTAATGTTTAATGATACAAGAGTGAAACTTCAAATATG GGATACTGCTGGCCAGGAACGGTTCCATACACTTAGTACCAGCTATTTCCGCGGTGCACAAGGCTTTGTTCTCGTGTATGACATCACAAATCTGAAGAGTTTTCAAAGTATAACAATCTGGATAAATGACATATATGAG ctTGCTTGGGAATACGGAATGCCATTTTTTGAGACCAGTGCTAAAGAAAACGTGAACATCGAGGATGCATTCTCAGTCTTGACTAAGGAAATCCTGGAAAAG aaatcCGGTGTATTACATGACTTAGACGTTGTATCTCTAAATGAAACTAAGAAGAGAACCTGCTGTGCATTCTAA
- the LOC129125906 gene encoding ras-related protein Rab-10-like isoform X1: MAGLGPAAESRPLLVKIVMAGESCVGKTSIVRRYTEPGSPPAGSPATSYLATIGIDFKVKPVMFNDTRVKLQIWDTAGQERFHTLSTSYFRGAQGFVLVYDITNLKSFQSITIWINDIYEKAGDEVDVILLGNKCDKESERVVPKQKGEKLAWEYGMPFFETSAKENVNIEDAFSVLTKEILEKKSGVLHDLDVVSLNETKKRTCCAF; this comes from the exons atggcagggctggggccggcCGCGGAGTCGCGGCCGCTGCTGGTGAAAATCGTGATGGCCGGAGAGTCCTGCGTGGGGAAGACCTCCATCGTGCGCAGGTACACGGAGCCCGGCTCGCCTCCCGCCGGCTCTCCCGCCACTTCGTACTTGGCCACGATCG GCATTGATTTTAAAGTAAAGCCAGTAATGTTTAATGATACAAGAGTGAAACTTCAAATATG GGATACTGCTGGCCAGGAACGGTTCCATACACTTAGTACCAGCTATTTCCGCGGTGCACAAGGCTTTGTTCTCGTGTATGACATCACAAATCTGAAGAGTTTTCAAAGTATAACAATCTGGATAAATGACATATATGAG AAAGCAGGTGATGAAGTGGACGTAATACTGTTGGGCAACAAGTGTGATAAGGAGTCAGAGCGGGTAGttccaaaacagaaaggagaaaag ctTGCTTGGGAATACGGAATGCCATTTTTTGAGACCAGTGCTAAAGAAAACGTGAACATCGAGGATGCATTCTCAGTCTTGACTAAGGAAATCCTGGAAAAG aaatcCGGTGTATTACATGACTTAGACGTTGTATCTCTAAATGAAACTAAGAAGAGAACCTGCTGTGCATTCTAA